Proteins encoded within one genomic window of Lagenorhynchus albirostris chromosome 9, mLagAlb1.1, whole genome shotgun sequence:
- the LOC132526493 gene encoding LOW QUALITY PROTEIN: NADH-cytochrome b5 reductase 2 (The sequence of the model RefSeq protein was modified relative to this genomic sequence to represent the inferred CDS: inserted 1 base in 1 codon), translating to MDQNRATRQEVSNRSRLLNTRSADSTSQEVGMNKNVKKRRPITLQHPEAKFLLPLTEKEQISYNTRRFRFGLPSPDHALGLPVGSYVNLLARIDGVLVVRAYTPVSRDEDLGFVDLIIKIYFKNVHPNHPEGGKRTQYLENMKTGDTILFQGPSGRLFYHGSGKFAFKPYKTSELENKLVHHLGMIAGATGVTPMLQLIRCITKKPSDKTRMSLVCANQTQEEILVRKELEEVDRTHPKQFNLWYTLDRPPVGWKYSQXFITEDTIKGRLPPPGRFSFILVCGPPPLIQRAVHANLEKLGYTKDMIFTY from the exons ATGGACCAGAATCGGGCCACACGGCAGGAGGTGAGCAACAG ATCCCGGTTGCTGAACACCCGAAGTGCTGATTCCACCAGCCAGGAAGTGGGCATG AACAAGAATGTAAAGAAGAGGCGTCCTATCACCTTACAGCACCCTGAAGCCAAGTTCCTGCTGCCCCTGACTGAGAAAGAG caAATCAGCTACAACACTCGGAGGTTCCGCTTTGGACTGCCCTCGCCGGACCATGCCTTAGGGCTTCCTGTAG GTAGCTATGTTAATCTCTTGGCCAGAATTGATGGTGTGTTGGTGGTCAGGGCTTACACGCCTGTGTCCAGGGATGAGGATCTAGGCTTTGTGGACTTGATTATCAAG ATCTACTTCAAAAATGTACACCCTAATCATCCAGAAGGGGGGAAGAGGACTCAGTACTTGGAGAACATGAAAACTGGGGACACCATCCTTTTTCAAGGGCCATCCGGGCGCCTGTTCTATCATGGGTCAG GGAAGTTTGCGTTCAAACCATACAAAACGAGTGAGCTTGAAAATAAACTGGTCCATCACCTGGGAATGATTGCTGGGGCCACAG GGGTTACGCCCATGCTGCAGCTCATCCGCTGCATCACCAAGAAGCCCAGTGACAAGACCAGGATGTCCCTCGTCTGTGCCAACCAG ACACAGGAGGAGATCTTGGTGAGAAAGGAGCTTGAAGAAGTTGATAGAACTCACCCAAAGCAGTTCAACCTGTGGTACACCCTGGACAGGCCTCCTGTTG GCTGGAAGTACAGTC TCTTCATTACTGAGGACACGATCAAGGGGCGTCTCCCTCCTCCCGGGAGGTTCTCGTTCATCCTGGTGTGTGGCCCACCACCCCTGATCCAGAGAGCCGTGCACGCTAACTTAGAGAAACTGGGTTACACCAAGGACATGATTTTCACCTACTAA